In the Leptolyngbya sp. SIO1E4 genome, one interval contains:
- a CDS encoding SRPBCC family protein — protein MVSSGLLFQKDTPPSLFKISERSYTWQEADALQQGQVLIDTRPHGLSGGSVTAKMYLTASRTELWPKLTNYSRWVEYFPNIVRSEVISSNHNVHRLYQVGRKAFLALAAQVEINLKVYERALQSIQFRLEKGTFKDFGADLTLQDWHEGTLLTYTVQATPLIPMPGFLVEQGMRQDLPDNMAHMRRILCQ, from the coding sequence ATGGTTAGCAGCGGACTACTTTTTCAAAAAGACACCCCCCCAAGCCTTTTTAAGATTTCTGAGCGATCGTACACCTGGCAAGAAGCCGATGCACTACAACAGGGTCAAGTCTTGATAGACACCCGACCCCACGGCTTATCTGGCGGATCTGTCACGGCTAAAATGTATCTCACAGCATCACGGACTGAGTTGTGGCCAAAACTCACTAACTACTCGCGGTGGGTTGAGTATTTTCCCAACATTGTCCGTAGCGAGGTTATTTCCTCTAATCACAATGTCCATCGGCTATATCAGGTCGGGCGCAAAGCTTTTCTGGCCCTTGCCGCTCAAGTCGAAATTAACCTTAAAGTCTACGAGCGAGCCCTGCAAAGCATTCAATTCCGCTTAGAGAAGGGAACCTTCAAAGACTTTGGTGCCGACCTGACCCTTCAAGACTGGCACGAGGGAACTTTGCTCACCTACACCGTGCAAGCGACTCCTCTGATCCCAATGCCAGGTTTTCTGGTTGAACAAGGCATGCGGCAAGATCTGCCTGACAACATGGCACATATGCGCCGCATCCTTTGCCAGTAA
- a CDS encoding GMC family oxidoreductase produces MHIYTAPEPYDAIVVGSGATGGVAAKALGQQGLKVLVLEAGRDVDPQRDVGHPARNLLQRAYNLISRRQTYQAAHPGYWKTNPTFFVDEQENPYTTPEHKPFYWVRGRQVGGRSHTWGGITLRLSDYEFKAAQQDGYGDNWPIAYADLAPYYDQLERFFQVRGAQDGLSQLPDGQYLPPSPLTPAEHTLREVVEATWPQRRLIHSRGFSLHSPSPEQPWSRAASPGSSLKAALATGNVVLQPNAVVSHLCFDPDSHTARGVAFVDRLHKTAHEVRGRIIVLCASAIESVRILLHSTETYQPHGLTNESGVLGRHLMDHVSTTQFFRVPGVPESSETFPLSGSESFFIPRFCNLTGSQESFLRGYGLWGGIQRFSVPSVLRKGEAGAIGFLIGHGEVLPRPENRVSLSLETVDAWGIPAAHIDCAWSDNEHQMVAHMRQQIQATVEAVGGNCLSLTELFHMPLVAGWVRHLEKTLTPAAPPGYYIHEVGGARMGTTPNTSVVNVDNQCWEALNVLVTDGACWVSSGWQSPTLTEMAITARACDRIAEKLRRGDV; encoded by the coding sequence ATGCACATCTATACCGCACCAGAGCCATACGATGCCATTGTTGTGGGCTCTGGGGCAACGGGGGGCGTGGCAGCTAAAGCATTAGGACAGCAGGGCCTGAAGGTATTGGTGCTGGAAGCTGGACGAGATGTCGATCCCCAACGAGATGTAGGCCATCCTGCAAGAAACCTATTACAGCGCGCGTATAATCTGATATCTCGACGACAAACCTATCAGGCAGCCCATCCAGGGTACTGGAAGACCAATCCCACATTTTTTGTGGATGAGCAGGAAAATCCCTATACCACCCCAGAGCACAAACCTTTTTATTGGGTGCGTGGGCGGCAAGTCGGCGGCCGCAGCCATACCTGGGGAGGCATTACCCTGCGTCTGTCTGACTATGAATTTAAGGCAGCCCAACAGGATGGCTATGGCGATAACTGGCCCATCGCCTATGCCGATTTGGCCCCTTATTACGACCAGTTAGAGCGCTTCTTTCAGGTGCGAGGCGCCCAAGATGGCCTGTCTCAGCTGCCCGATGGACAATATTTACCCCCTTCACCCTTGACCCCCGCAGAACACACCTTACGGGAAGTTGTAGAGGCAACGTGGCCGCAACGACGGCTGATTCATTCTCGTGGATTTTCGCTGCACAGCCCTAGTCCAGAGCAGCCCTGGTCGCGGGCAGCCAGTCCGGGATCTTCGCTGAAAGCAGCGCTGGCGACAGGCAATGTCGTGTTACAGCCGAATGCGGTTGTCAGTCACCTTTGCTTTGATCCAGACAGTCATACAGCCCGTGGCGTAGCCTTTGTAGATCGCCTCCACAAGACGGCCCACGAAGTCCGGGGGCGAATTATTGTATTGTGCGCTTCGGCCATTGAATCTGTCCGGATTTTGCTGCACTCTACGGAAACCTATCAGCCCCACGGATTAACCAACGAGTCGGGGGTGCTAGGACGCCACTTAATGGATCATGTTTCCACCACACAGTTTTTTAGGGTGCCAGGGGTGCCGGAGTCATCAGAGACGTTTCCCCTATCGGGCAGCGAGAGTTTTTTCATCCCTCGCTTCTGTAATTTGACCGGATCACAGGAGTCTTTTCTGAGGGGCTACGGTTTGTGGGGAGGCATTCAGCGATTTAGTGTGCCCTCAGTATTGCGAAAGGGAGAGGCCGGGGCAATCGGGTTTTTGATCGGTCATGGGGAGGTGCTGCCCCGCCCAGAGAACCGGGTCAGCCTTAGCCTCGAGACGGTAGATGCCTGGGGCATTCCGGCAGCTCACATTGACTGTGCCTGGTCAGACAACGAACATCAAATGGTTGCCCACATGCGGCAGCAAATTCAGGCCACGGTGGAGGCAGTAGGCGGCAACTGTCTGTCTCTGACTGAACTCTTCCATATGCCGTTGGTGGCAGGTTGGGTGCGCCACCTGGAAAAGACCCTGACACCGGCAGCACCTCCCGGCTACTACATCCACGAAGTGGGAGGAGCCCGTATGGGCACTACCCCCAACACATCGGTGGTCAATGTCGACAATCAGTGCTGGGAAGCACTGAATGTGCTGGTGACAGATGGGGCTTGCTGGGTATCGTCAGGGTGGCAGAGCCCGACCCTGACGGAGATGGCAATTACAGCCCGAGCGTGCGATCGCATCGCCGAAAAGCTTCGTCGAGGAGATGTTTGA
- a CDS encoding inositol monophosphatase family protein: protein MLATPTPRQILETLLPPLRLAAGYARHIQAKIAAQPAKEGPNPFSTALTDADLSVQTFVEVALLGSFPNIRFYGEEFEQSYNTKYFRAIDLGATGDYLVTLDPIDGTRFYMDGFPNYQIILTVLNADGFEAVLAISPAEDCYYYALRGQGTFICPLGQNLEAAQPLKISPNNTVLLGTRIAPLKPRLSDRYDIISVSEDYSQDSCIPNVNGILKGELAGVILAAGKFIDGAALAFLAQEAGCIVTNHHGRALPQLDQCENYQWPGLAIATSPEIHQTLITALDGFEIEPG, encoded by the coding sequence ATGTTAGCAACCCCTACCCCCCGCCAAATCTTGGAAACGCTGCTGCCACCGCTTCGTCTAGCAGCAGGTTACGCGCGCCATATTCAAGCTAAGATCGCAGCCCAACCGGCCAAAGAAGGTCCCAATCCATTCTCTACGGCGCTCACAGATGCAGATTTATCTGTACAAACCTTTGTAGAAGTCGCGCTGCTAGGTAGCTTCCCAAATATTCGCTTCTATGGTGAAGAGTTCGAGCAATCCTACAACACCAAATATTTTCGGGCCATCGACTTAGGCGCAACGGGAGACTATCTGGTCACCCTCGACCCCATCGACGGCACCCGGTTCTATATGGATGGCTTCCCCAACTATCAGATTATTCTGACGGTGCTGAATGCCGATGGTTTTGAAGCGGTGTTGGCAATTAGCCCTGCCGAGGATTGCTATTACTATGCCTTGCGCGGCCAAGGAACCTTCATTTGCCCCCTTGGTCAAAACTTAGAGGCCGCTCAGCCATTAAAGATCAGCCCCAACAACACAGTACTTTTGGGCACTCGCATCGCCCCACTCAAGCCGCGGTTAAGCGATCGCTACGATATTATCAGCGTCTCTGAAGACTACTCTCAGGATAGTTGCATCCCCAATGTCAATGGCATTCTCAAGGGAGAACTGGCCGGTGTCATTCTGGCAGCAGGTAAATTTATTGATGGTGCGGCGCTGGCGTTTTTAGCCCAAGAGGCTGGCTGCATTGTGACCAACCATCACGGGCGAGCCTTGCCGCAACTCGATCAGTGTGAAAATTACCAGTGGCCAGGCTTAGCGATCGCAACCTCCCCAGAGATACACCAAACGCTCATCACAGCTTTAGATGGATTTGAGATTGAGCCTGGTTAA
- a CDS encoding RidA family protein, which produces MQWQRVSSGSAWEAKVGYCRAVKVGSQIFVSGTAPSDGQGGTYAPGDAYAQTKRCFEIIQAALQELGADLSDIVRTRLYITDFGYWEDYARAHQELFGAHPPASAMVEIKGLINPDMLIEVEADAIAPGAQ; this is translated from the coding sequence ATGCAGTGGCAGCGGGTTTCATCTGGGAGTGCCTGGGAAGCCAAAGTCGGCTATTGTCGGGCGGTGAAAGTAGGATCGCAGATTTTTGTGTCCGGTACGGCTCCGTCTGATGGCCAGGGGGGAACCTACGCACCCGGGGATGCCTATGCGCAGACCAAACGATGTTTTGAGATCATCCAGGCAGCTTTGCAAGAATTAGGAGCCGATTTGTCGGATATTGTGCGGACGCGGCTCTATATCACCGATTTTGGGTACTGGGAAGACTATGCCCGGGCCCATCAAGAGCTGTTCGGAGCGCATCCTCCCGCGAGTGCCATGGTAGAGATTAAGGGATTGATTAATCCAGATATGCTCATTGAGGTAGAGGCAGACGCGATCGCGCCAGGGGCTCAATAG
- a CDS encoding ComF family protein: protein MWAQSLRAVTTLFLQQTCPLCDRPAPEDFCRDCWRQLQGCACCEPATPATDALPVLAWGIYQRHLKQAIAALKYDRHRHLARPLGKVLGQCWQTFPLVTRKPPLVVPIPLHAQKLRERGFNQAALLADAFCQYTGLRLVRQGLVRRRATTPQFGLNIENRQKNLADAFAIGTAFQRARPQVPVLLLDDIYTTGTTVRMAAAVLRRQGISVCGVVAIAKATLNAPNVS from the coding sequence ATGTGGGCTCAGTCTTTACGGGCAGTGACGACGCTTTTTCTTCAACAAACTTGTCCCTTATGCGATCGCCCGGCACCTGAAGATTTTTGCCGAGATTGCTGGCGTCAACTGCAAGGGTGTGCCTGTTGTGAGCCAGCCACCCCTGCTACAGATGCCTTGCCAGTGCTGGCTTGGGGGATATATCAGCGTCATCTCAAACAGGCGATCGCGGCCCTCAAATACGACCGTCATCGTCACCTGGCCCGACCCTTGGGAAAAGTGCTGGGCCAATGCTGGCAAACGTTTCCTTTGGTGACCCGCAAGCCCCCATTGGTCGTTCCGATTCCGCTCCATGCTCAGAAATTACGGGAGCGGGGGTTTAACCAGGCGGCGCTGTTAGCCGATGCTTTTTGTCAATATACGGGGCTGCGCCTTGTGCGTCAGGGGCTAGTGCGTCGGCGGGCAACGACTCCTCAATTTGGCCTGAATATCGAAAATCGTCAGAAAAACTTAGCCGATGCGTTTGCCATCGGAACGGCTTTTCAGCGGGCTCGACCCCAGGTGCCTGTTTTACTCCTGGACGACATCTACACTACGGGGACAACGGTGAGGATGGCAGCGGCTGTACTCCGACGTCAGGGAATTTCGGTCTGCGGTGTTGTGGCGATCGCCAAGGCAACCCTCAACGCTCCCAACGTCTCATAG
- a CDS encoding DNA starvation/stationary phase protection protein: MTTTETLLQTYGEVAENPILLEKSVTEPIVEGLSAVYASFTGLYLQYQKHHFVVEGSEYYMLHEYFSESYEAVQEHAHDVGERLHGLGGIPALSFGKLAELCCFEQESDDTYRCRLMIEHDLKAEQALIEMIRRLAGQAESLGDRATRYLYEQILLKTEERAYHLEHFLTRDSLKLNW; this comes from the coding sequence ATGACGACGACTGAAACACTTTTGCAAACCTATGGTGAGGTTGCTGAGAACCCGATTTTGCTCGAAAAGTCGGTAACGGAACCAATCGTTGAGGGCTTGAGTGCTGTCTATGCCAGCTTTACAGGTCTCTACTTGCAATACCAAAAGCATCATTTTGTGGTTGAGGGATCTGAGTACTACATGCTCCACGAATATTTCTCAGAGAGCTATGAAGCGGTTCAAGAACATGCTCATGACGTTGGAGAACGATTGCATGGGTTAGGCGGTATTCCAGCATTGAGCTTTGGTAAATTGGCTGAACTTTGCTGCTTTGAGCAAGAGTCGGACGATACCTATCGCTGTCGTTTAATGATTGAGCATGATCTCAAAGCAGAACAGGCCCTAATTGAAATGATTCGCCGTTTGGCGGGTCAGGCAGAAAGCTTGGGCGATCGCGCTACTCGATATCTCTATGAGCAGATCCTGCTGAAAACAGAAGAGAGAGCCTATCATCTTGAGCATTTCTTGACGCGAGATAGCCTCAAGTTGAACTGGTAG
- a CDS encoding DUF3352 domain-containing protein: protein MVLAKKPPLLVTIGTALLLMGGGAIAYWGLQWRAAKTRGLPAGVRAVPEEAIAALSLSTNPEQWQRLRQFGTPETQLSFDQYLANWRDRWLTNYDISFNQDVQPWVGPEVTLAWLPDPETNTEDDADVVVLGNQRRLLLLPIADPEAAQVSAESLPLTAESGDQIEYRGVTLSSYPATSGDGNAALWVGVLGTQLILVAEDEATAQQAIDAYKGGKSLADMPGYRRSFEHIGVPQAFGKLYLNVPAVTQMLAQASQPPLPSALLDSFQDSRGIAATLGLASQGVQIKSTSWLGPGSDLAYRDTNGVAQLPEYLPRDTLVMASGGNFQQFWQDFSERRTWGALAAFDPDNLALALQGSTGLTLETDLLPWMSGEFALALVPPQAASPDANEAALPNPGLVALMQVSDRSQAEKSFARLDEVVKNRYRFGIVNEPVGQIDLVKWISPFQAITLSRGWLDSSVAFLTVGTSTEAAIIPPPRRSLATAPLFQLTTADAPRPNNGYFYLNLEALSQTDDNLFLPSTLPVENPGALRAIQAVGIAATVVDEQRLRYDLYVALQRGNRPGPLPPSDANASPSESNQTPPAAETSPSEDSSSTPEATQEQGE, encoded by the coding sequence ATGGTGCTAGCGAAAAAACCGCCTCTGCTGGTGACGATAGGAACGGCGCTTCTGCTGATGGGCGGCGGGGCCATCGCTTATTGGGGGTTGCAGTGGCGAGCCGCCAAAACTCGGGGGCTGCCTGCAGGGGTGAGGGCAGTACCTGAAGAAGCCATTGCAGCACTCAGCCTCTCTACTAACCCGGAGCAATGGCAGCGCCTGAGACAGTTTGGCACTCCGGAAACTCAACTGTCTTTTGATCAGTATCTCGCTAATTGGCGCGATCGCTGGTTGACTAACTATGACATCTCCTTTAATCAGGATGTGCAGCCCTGGGTCGGCCCAGAAGTCACGCTGGCCTGGCTTCCCGACCCTGAAACGAATACAGAAGACGATGCTGATGTCGTCGTCCTCGGTAATCAGCGTCGACTACTCCTGTTGCCGATTGCTGATCCTGAGGCAGCCCAAGTGTCCGCTGAATCACTGCCCCTCACCGCTGAGTCTGGCGACCAAATTGAGTATCGGGGCGTTACGCTGAGTTCCTATCCGGCGACGTCTGGAGACGGGAATGCAGCCCTATGGGTGGGGGTGTTAGGGACTCAGTTGATCTTAGTGGCAGAGGACGAAGCCACCGCTCAGCAAGCGATTGATGCTTATAAAGGGGGAAAATCTCTCGCTGACATGCCGGGTTATCGTCGCTCCTTTGAGCATATTGGGGTTCCTCAAGCCTTTGGCAAGCTCTATCTCAACGTACCGGCGGTCACCCAAATGTTGGCTCAAGCATCGCAGCCACCCTTACCCTCTGCGCTGTTAGATAGCTTTCAAGACAGCCGTGGTATCGCGGCAACGCTCGGGCTGGCCTCTCAAGGGGTGCAGATCAAGAGCACAAGCTGGTTAGGACCAGGCAGCGATCTCGCCTACAGAGATACCAACGGGGTGGCTCAGCTGCCCGAATATTTGCCGCGCGACACGTTAGTGATGGCCTCGGGTGGTAATTTTCAGCAGTTCTGGCAAGATTTCAGTGAACGGCGTACCTGGGGCGCGCTGGCTGCCTTTGACCCTGATAATCTTGCGCTGGCCTTGCAAGGCAGTACGGGGTTAACCCTAGAAACGGATCTGTTGCCCTGGATGTCAGGGGAGTTTGCGCTGGCACTCGTGCCTCCCCAAGCAGCATCCCCTGACGCCAACGAAGCGGCTTTGCCCAACCCTGGACTGGTGGCGTTAATGCAGGTGAGCGATCGCTCCCAGGCCGAAAAATCCTTTGCTCGGCTAGATGAGGTGGTCAAAAATCGATATCGCTTCGGCATTGTCAATGAGCCCGTCGGCCAGATTGATCTGGTGAAATGGATATCCCCATTCCAGGCCATCACATTGTCTCGGGGGTGGCTCGACAGCAGTGTGGCCTTTTTGACCGTTGGCACATCTACAGAAGCTGCGATCATACCGCCTCCTAGACGCTCCTTGGCGACAGCCCCCCTGTTTCAGCTCACGACAGCAGATGCCCCTCGACCGAACAATGGCTACTTTTATCTCAACCTAGAGGCCCTCAGTCAAACAGACGATAATCTTTTTCTGCCGTCAACGTTGCCGGTTGAAAATCCAGGCGCTTTACGGGCCATCCAAGCCGTCGGAATTGCTGCCACCGTTGTGGATGAGCAACGTCTGCGTTACGACCTCTACGTAGCCCTGCAGCGGGGTAACCGTCCTGGGCCACTGCCCCCCAGCGATGCTAACGCTTCACCATCTGAATCTAATCAGACCCCTCCTGCCGCAGAAACCTCACCCTCAGAAGACTCATCCTCTACACCTGAAGCAACTCAGGAGCAGGGAGAATAA
- a CDS encoding (2Fe-2S) ferredoxin domain-containing protein, with protein sequence MSKAPQVLSVPEAQGVRSQGCVLKGEYVGAFRSSKGKLKGLLLRSGSEEYTIKLPKYLRPILVRELTPESFIQVWAYPDDGIWRAVNVLPLPEAEAAALRAQVRESSQPSQPQASKPAPKTAEVCIQVCRKGKCFKQGSKHIWQMLQAEVEANPDLQHVSIEATGCLKACKKGPNLRVLPSGKLLSHVNASNALRVLSNHQ encoded by the coding sequence ATGTCAAAAGCCCCCCAAGTTCTATCTGTTCCTGAGGCCCAAGGCGTACGCTCTCAGGGATGTGTTCTGAAAGGCGAGTATGTCGGTGCTTTCCGTTCGAGTAAGGGAAAGTTGAAAGGGCTCTTGTTGCGATCGGGTAGTGAAGAGTACACGATCAAACTGCCAAAGTATCTGCGACCTATTTTGGTTCGAGAGTTAACCCCTGAAAGCTTTATTCAGGTTTGGGCCTACCCAGATGATGGAATTTGGCGGGCCGTTAATGTTCTGCCTTTGCCAGAAGCCGAAGCGGCGGCGTTGCGCGCGCAGGTGAGGGAGTCTTCCCAACCCTCGCAACCTCAAGCTTCTAAGCCAGCGCCTAAGACTGCTGAAGTGTGCATTCAGGTTTGCCGCAAAGGCAAATGCTTTAAGCAAGGCAGCAAACATATTTGGCAGATGCTCCAGGCGGAGGTAGAGGCCAACCCAGACTTGCAGCATGTTTCGATAGAAGCAACCGGATGTCTGAAGGCCTGCAAGAAAGGCCCTAACCTTCGCGTTTTGCCTTCTGGCAAACTGTTGAGTCATGTTAATGCCAGCAATGCTCTCAGAGTCTTATCGAATCACCAGTAA
- a CDS encoding transcriptional repressor: MAFNQFELNSVQYPDKLKVLLNQEGLRLTNQRQKILEIFKDTPEGHHISAEDIYQKLSDKGENIGFSTIYRALHVMVNLGLLRELELAENRKYYELSNPFIHQHHHLVCVQCGTVQEFEESSISEVGNTEADTRGFSLLNCQFTVYGLCPTCQRSYDP; this comes from the coding sequence ATGGCATTTAATCAGTTCGAATTGAATTCCGTTCAGTATCCTGACAAGCTCAAAGTCCTGCTCAATCAAGAAGGACTTCGTTTGACAAATCAACGTCAAAAGATATTAGAGATTTTCAAGGATACACCTGAAGGGCATCACATTAGTGCTGAAGATATTTACCAAAAGCTTTCAGATAAAGGGGAAAATATTGGATTTTCTACAATTTATCGGGCTTTACATGTCATGGTTAATTTGGGGCTTTTAAGAGAGTTAGAACTTGCTGAAAACAGAAAATATTATGAGCTGAGTAATCCCTTTATTCACCAGCATCATCACTTAGTTTGTGTGCAATGTGGAACCGTTCAAGAATTTGAAGAATCTTCAATCAGTGAAGTAGGCAATACTGAAGCAGACACCCGAGGGTTTTCGTTGCTGAACTGTCAGTTCACGGTTTATGGGCTGTGTCCCACTTGTCAGCGATCCTATGACCCATGA